A portion of the Corynebacterium jeikeium genome contains these proteins:
- a CDS encoding glycosyltransferase family 2 protein has translation MTSTASNKASTQLTAETDVDMLTIQRVLFAPPADWVEPDLYYRVEGVGAYDSSVQATRNSITLGRHTVVRTDTYFGRFRASYWQRWTSIKQVEIRARVVGSARVLAYTEDIGGHLRLEDSWAAGGSDADGNWTGEHSPMSGSANEEVRLTVPLDRFADGGAIHLRFDTEDAGAKISDVRYVVPKSAIKRDIPTDLVICSYNRPVDCARTVATLAEDLPALERVRTIRVVDQGEQHPADEADFIQAKEILGERLNVVHQPNLGGAGGFSRGMRDATAAGDCMVLLTDDDIRPEPETTLRLSALAVCAEKPMLLGAQMLFLFNPTSLFRTGETYNWKALTVEENDPKFGYADVDVRKYHQLRRLGVDYNAWWTCLVPSEVIKKIGLALPLFFQYDDIDYGFRAAKAGYPTDTIPGAAVWHADFYWKDIENAAQYFGLRNSLIAATMHGDVTAKDMVNVASRRILSNLVSMRYGLAWTQMEAVRDLLRGPEVLKNASQGDFARISAGRKNFPETELLPMHEMPGGLTPVRPPSHEISSENKTMAKRLAYTQMGKKRPGPVAVAFEDSFWWHISTFDDVWVTDASQNGVRHLVRDLDKEKSMRAETISLMRELSSKWDDLAKQWRAAVPSLTSEDNWEKFFQGE, from the coding sequence GTGACTTCGACTGCTTCTAATAAGGCATCCACTCAGCTGACCGCCGAAACCGATGTTGACATGCTGACTATTCAGCGCGTGCTGTTTGCTCCGCCCGCAGACTGGGTGGAGCCGGATTTGTACTACCGAGTCGAAGGCGTTGGCGCCTACGACAGCTCGGTGCAGGCCACCCGTAACTCGATCACGCTCGGTCGCCACACCGTGGTGCGCACTGACACCTACTTCGGTCGCTTCCGAGCTTCTTACTGGCAGCGCTGGACCTCAATTAAGCAGGTCGAAATCCGTGCGCGCGTGGTCGGTTCCGCGCGTGTGCTGGCCTACACCGAAGATATTGGGGGCCACCTCCGCTTGGAGGACTCCTGGGCAGCGGGCGGCTCGGATGCCGACGGCAACTGGACCGGTGAGCACTCGCCGATGTCAGGTTCTGCCAATGAAGAGGTGCGCCTGACCGTCCCGCTGGACCGCTTCGCCGATGGCGGTGCCATTCACTTGCGCTTCGACACCGAGGACGCAGGCGCAAAGATTTCCGATGTCCGCTATGTTGTGCCCAAGTCGGCTATCAAGCGCGATATTCCGACTGACCTGGTCATTTGTTCCTACAACCGGCCGGTTGACTGTGCTCGAACCGTCGCCACGCTGGCAGAGGACCTGCCAGCCCTTGAGCGCGTTCGCACCATCCGCGTCGTTGACCAGGGCGAACAGCACCCGGCCGACGAAGCCGACTTCATCCAGGCCAAGGAGATCCTCGGCGAGCGCCTGAACGTTGTCCACCAGCCAAACCTCGGCGGCGCCGGCGGTTTCTCCCGCGGCATGCGCGACGCCACCGCTGCGGGCGACTGCATGGTTCTGCTTACCGACGACGACATCCGCCCCGAGCCCGAAACCACCCTGCGCCTATCCGCCCTGGCCGTATGCGCGGAAAAGCCGATGCTGCTCGGTGCGCAGATGCTCTTCCTGTTCAACCCGACCAGCCTCTTCCGCACCGGCGAGACCTACAACTGGAAGGCGCTGACGGTCGAGGAGAACGACCCCAAGTTCGGTTACGCCGACGTGGACGTGCGCAAGTACCACCAGCTGCGTCGCCTGGGCGTTGACTACAACGCCTGGTGGACCTGCCTGGTGCCGTCCGAGGTCATTAAGAAGATTGGCCTGGCGCTGCCGCTGTTCTTCCAGTACGACGACATCGACTACGGATTCCGCGCCGCCAAGGCCGGCTACCCGACCGACACCATTCCGGGCGCCGCCGTCTGGCACGCCGATTTCTACTGGAAGGACATCGAAAACGCCGCCCAGTACTTCGGCCTGCGCAACTCGCTTATCGCCGCCACCATGCACGGCGATGTCACCGCAAAGGACATGGTCAACGTCGCTTCACGACGAATCCTCTCGAACCTGGTCTCCATGCGCTACGGCCTGGCCTGGACGCAGATGGAAGCTGTTCGTGACCTGCTACGTGGCCCGGAGGTGCTGAAGAACGCATCGCAGGGCGACTTCGCTCGCATTTCTGCTGGTCGAAAGAACTTCCCGGAGACCGAGCTGCTGCCGATGCACGAGATGCCGGGTGGTCTGACCCCAGTTCGTCCGCCGTCACACGAGATCTCCAGCGAAAACAAGACGATGGCAAAGCGGCTTGCGTACACCCAGATGGGTAAGAAGCGCCCGGGGCCGGTGGCTGTGGCCTTCGAGGACTCCTTCTGGTGGCACATTTCCACCTTCGACGACGTCTGGGTCACCGATGCCTCCCAGAACGGTGTGCGTCACCTGGTCCGCGACCTGGATAAGGAAAAGTCCATGCGCGCCGAGACCATCAGCCTCATGCGCGAACTGTCCTCCAAGTGGGACGACCTTGCGAAGCAGTGGCGTGCCGCCGTGCCATCTTTGACCAGCGAAGACAACTGGGAAAAGTTCTTCCAA